In one window of Petrotoga olearia DSM 13574 DNA:
- a CDS encoding chemotaxis protein CheA, whose protein sequence is MANYDVYLNVFLEESKENIQELNDLLLELEKDKSNLEIINEIFRVIHTLKGMAGTMEFDTLAKFSHKLENVLDSLRNKKIDLTDDLMDFLFKASDALEESISDIAQGGKGGIEKLEKLLDKIDSYGELTGSSKPPKDKITEKEENLDKQRNNLYSKMDNETKELLEKVFKKAKERNLNFLILNVILEDGVQLKQARAYAIHHKLEDNGCEIVYTYPSVEEIEKENFDKELIFGVVTSKSIGEIAELVNKVAEVESVYVDEFSTNNLFFSREENKDEEEELKQEGLENNKKEVKLSKSIRVDINKLDELMNLMAELVIARSRIIETLSKYDVKDVDESLTQLSRITLDLQNVVMKIRMVPVAFVFNRFPRLVRDLAKELGKKVNFVIQGEETELDRTVVDEIGEPLVHLLRNSIDHGIEGPHERLAKGKPETGTLKLSARHEGNGVIIEVEDDGKGFDKNEILRTAINKGLISSSEASKLSDEEIYNFVFLPGFSTKTAATELSGRGVGMDVVKSTIESLKGTISLETKKEKGTKISISLPLTLAIIEALLITVNEHVYAIPIANIDTTQRMSDGELKVVQGQEVFLLRGEVMPVVRLRKLFGYEKKKGSSNEYIIIVKMGNKKYGVVVDKLLGQDDIVIKSLGSLLNDVKEFSGGAILGDGRIALILDVASLI, encoded by the coding sequence TTGGCGAATTATGATGTATATTTAAATGTTTTTTTAGAGGAATCTAAAGAAAATATTCAAGAGCTTAATGACCTTCTACTTGAACTTGAAAAAGATAAAAGTAACCTAGAAATAATAAACGAGATTTTTAGAGTAATTCACACCTTAAAAGGTATGGCAGGGACAATGGAGTTTGATACTTTGGCTAAATTTTCACACAAATTGGAAAATGTGTTAGATTCATTAAGAAATAAAAAGATTGATTTAACTGATGATCTGATGGATTTTTTGTTTAAGGCCTCAGACGCACTGGAAGAGAGTATTTCAGATATCGCCCAAGGAGGGAAGGGGGGCATAGAAAAACTGGAAAAACTGTTAGATAAAATTGACTCGTATGGAGAATTAACTGGTTCGTCTAAACCTCCTAAAGATAAAATAACTGAAAAAGAAGAAAATCTAGATAAACAGAGGAACAACTTGTACTCTAAAATGGACAACGAAACTAAGGAGCTATTGGAGAAAGTTTTTAAAAAAGCAAAAGAAAGAAATCTAAACTTTTTAATTTTAAATGTTATTTTAGAGGACGGTGTTCAGTTAAAACAAGCAAGAGCTTACGCTATACATCACAAGTTAGAAGACAACGGTTGTGAGATAGTTTATACGTATCCTAGCGTTGAAGAGATAGAAAAAGAAAATTTTGATAAAGAGTTGATTTTTGGAGTTGTTACCTCAAAAAGTATTGGAGAGATAGCAGAACTCGTCAATAAAGTTGCCGAAGTGGAATCAGTTTATGTTGATGAATTTTCAACAAACAACCTGTTTTTTTCGAGAGAAGAGAATAAGGATGAGGAAGAAGAATTAAAACAAGAAGGTTTAGAGAACAACAAAAAAGAAGTTAAGCTTTCAAAAAGTATCAGAGTAGATATAAATAAATTGGATGAGTTGATGAATTTAATGGCAGAACTCGTTATAGCTCGAAGTAGAATTATTGAGACTTTAAGTAAATACGATGTAAAAGATGTTGACGAAAGTTTAACCCAACTTTCAAGGATAACCTTAGATCTCCAAAATGTTGTTATGAAAATTAGAATGGTTCCTGTCGCGTTTGTTTTCAATCGATTTCCAAGGCTTGTACGAGATCTTGCAAAGGAATTAGGGAAAAAAGTGAACTTTGTTATTCAAGGAGAAGAAACGGAATTAGATAGAACTGTGGTTGATGAGATAGGTGAACCGTTAGTTCATTTATTAAGGAACTCCATAGATCATGGTATAGAAGGTCCTCATGAGCGTTTGGCCAAAGGTAAACCTGAAACAGGAACTTTGAAGTTATCAGCTAGGCATGAAGGGAATGGAGTTATCATAGAAGTCGAAGATGATGGAAAAGGGTTCGATAAAAATGAAATACTCCGCACCGCTATAAATAAAGGATTGATCAGCTCTTCAGAAGCCTCGAAATTGAGTGATGAAGAAATATACAATTTCGTCTTTCTACCAGGGTTTTCTACTAAAACCGCTGCTACTGAATTGTCAGGTAGAGGGGTTGGAATGGATGTAGTTAAAAGTACTATAGAAAGTTTAAAAGGTACCATTTCTTTGGAAACAAAAAAGGAAAAAGGTACAAAGATAAGTATTAGTTTACCTCTTACCTTGGCAATTATTGAAGCTCTTTTAATAACTGTAAATGAGCATGTCTATGCTATACCAATTGCTAACATAGATACAACTCAAAGAATGAGTGACGGTGAGTTAAAAGTTGTCCAAGGTCAAGAAGTTTTCCTTTTGAGAGGGGAAGTAATGCCTGTGGTACGATTAAGGAAACTATTTGGTTATGAAAAGAAAAAAGGTTCTTCAAACGAATATATTATTATTGTGAAAATGGGAAACAAAAAATATGGTGTAGTTGTCGATAAGTTATTAGGTCAAGATGATATAGTTATCAAATCCTTGGGATCTTTGCTGAATGATGTTAAGGAATTTAGTGGAGGTGCAATTTTAGGAGACGGTAGGATAGCCCTTATATTAGATGTAGCTTCTTTAATATAA
- a CDS encoding chemotaxis protein CheW — MMEDVLSFKIVDQEYALPIENIESVVDKTDVTPVPNSKYFVVGLINLRGRIVPVIELTKILGIEVPNDHIYENILILKIDEEEIGMYVDEVENVLSIDPDKLEKFHSKESTYSDKVKGVIKIENRLIVYLDLESILEAELKK; from the coding sequence ATGATGGAAGACGTGCTTTCTTTCAAAATTGTGGATCAAGAATATGCTTTGCCCATAGAGAATATAGAAAGTGTTGTAGATAAGACCGATGTAACACCCGTTCCGAATTCAAAATACTTCGTAGTTGGTTTAATAAATTTAAGGGGAAGAATAGTTCCTGTTATCGAATTAACTAAAATTTTAGGTATTGAAGTTCCTAATGACCATATTTATGAAAATATCCTTATTTTAAAGATAGACGAAGAGGAGATAGGAATGTATGTTGACGAAGTTGAAAACGTTCTTTCCATTGATCCCGACAAGTTGGAAAAATTCCATTCAAAAGAGTCTACTTATTCAGATAAAGTTAAAGGCGTTATAAAGATAGAAAATAGATTGATAGTATATCTCGATTTAGAAAGTATCTTAGAGGCCGAATTAAAAAAGTAA
- the cheY gene encoding chemotaxis protein CheY: MAKTVLIVDDAAFMRMMLKDILTKANYQVIGEANNGQEAVEKYQELKPDFVTMDITMPVKDGIQAIKEIKKMDPNAKIIVCSAMGQQAMVIESIQAGAKDFIVKPFQPNRVIEALQKLE; encoded by the coding sequence ATGGCTAAAACAGTCTTAATAGTAGATGATGCAGCTTTTATGAGAATGATGTTAAAAGACATATTAACAAAAGCAAATTATCAAGTAATCGGAGAAGCTAACAATGGTCAAGAAGCGGTCGAAAAGTATCAAGAACTAAAACCAGATTTTGTCACCATGGATATAACTATGCCTGTTAAAGACGGTATTCAAGCTATAAAAGAGATTAAAAAGATGGACCCTAACGCTAAGATCATAGTTTGCAGTGCTATGGGCCAACAGGCTATGGTTATAGAATCCATTCAGGCTGGTGCTAAAGATTTTATCGTGAAACCCTTTCAACCTAATAGGGTTATTGAAGCTTTACAAAAATTGGAGTAG
- a CDS encoding flagellar biosynthetic protein FliO, which produces MPTNYATPTNNLVNVSFWFLAIILLIILVVVFYYILAKTLKKGPKSREVKMVKKYYLDRNLYVGILKVFKEYYIILATSNSSEIIRKLEEEEVQEIMNEHPKFLETFSNILKKDKISREREEEKLKK; this is translated from the coding sequence ATGCCTACTAACTATGCAACTCCAACCAATAATTTGGTTAATGTGTCTTTTTGGTTCTTAGCCATAATTTTACTCATCATACTTGTTGTGGTATTTTATTATATACTGGCTAAAACATTAAAAAAGGGTCCTAAAAGCAGGGAAGTGAAGATGGTAAAAAAATATTATCTAGATAGGAATTTATATGTTGGAATATTAAAAGTTTTTAAAGAATATTACATTATTTTGGCTACTTCCAATTCCAGTGAAATAATAAGAAAGTTAGAAGAAGAAGAGGTTCAGGAAATTATGAATGAACATCCTAAATTTCTTGAAACCTTTTCAAATATATTGAAAAAAGATAAAATTTCAAGGGAAAGGGAAGAGGAAAAATTAAAAAAGTAA
- the fliP gene encoding flagellar type III secretion system pore protein FliP (The bacterial flagellar biogenesis protein FliP forms a type III secretion system (T3SS)-type pore required for flagellar assembly.), producing the protein MKKVKIIIILILFILSFNQIFSQNTIQLPGVDIQINADEEVNTLTPTLTILLIVTVLSLAPGFLMLFTSFTRIVVVLSFLRQAMGTRQAPPNQVMLALALFLTIMIMFPVFNGVYQEAIIPYNQNEIDYQEAIQISWQQFKDFMISEIVAHKNEDDIYMLSSSMNIEIDNIEETPFQILVPAFAISELEIAFKMSILLYLPFIIVDMVVASILLSMGMIMIPPILISLPFKIMIFVMVNGWDLLIGGLVRSFVGG; encoded by the coding sequence ATTAAAAAAGTAAAGATAATAATAATCCTGATTCTTTTTATCCTATCTTTCAATCAAATTTTTTCTCAAAATACCATTCAACTTCCGGGGGTAGATATACAAATAAACGCAGACGAAGAAGTTAATACCTTAACGCCGACGTTGACAATACTTTTAATTGTAACCGTTTTATCATTAGCCCCAGGATTTTTGATGTTATTTACTTCATTTACAAGAATAGTAGTTGTGCTAAGCTTCTTGAGGCAAGCCATGGGCACTAGGCAAGCCCCTCCAAATCAAGTAATGCTAGCTTTAGCTCTTTTTTTAACGATAATGATAATGTTTCCTGTTTTTAATGGGGTGTATCAAGAGGCGATTATTCCATACAACCAAAATGAGATTGATTATCAAGAAGCTATACAAATTAGTTGGCAACAATTCAAAGATTTCATGATTTCAGAGATAGTAGCTCATAAAAACGAAGACGATATCTATATGCTTTCATCTTCAATGAATATAGAGATAGATAATATCGAAGAAACTCCTTTTCAAATTCTGGTACCAGCATTTGCAATAAGCGAGTTGGAAATCGCCTTCAAAATGAGTATATTACTCTATTTGCCATTTATCATAGTAGATATGGTGGTAGCAAGTATTCTATTATCAATGGGGATGATCATGATACCTCCAATTCTGATTTCTTTACCTTTTAAAATAATGATTTTTGTAATGGTAAATGGATGGGATCTCTTAATTGGTGGATTAGTAAGGAGTTTTGTGGGAGGATGA